Within the candidate division WOR-3 bacterium genome, the region AGGCGACCCGGCTACAGCCTGACTTCGTCCAGGCCTACTACAACATGGGCCAGGCTGAATATTGCCGTGGTCGGCTCAATGCCGCAATCAATTGTTACCGCAAGGCGGTACAGATAAATCCCAAACACTATGGTGCATGGCATAATCTGGGCATCGCGTACCGAGACAAGGGGCTTACCGACAAGGCAGTTGAGGCCTTGGAGAAGGCGGTGGCGCTGAACCCGAACCTGATGCGATAGGGGCAAGAAACGTGGGTCTCACTGAACTTCCCGTTATCGGACCGATTGCCGCTTTCCTCCGCCGGACTTTTGTAAAGGAGCCGCCGTTTACCTGGCGTCCTGGCCGGATCGGTCCGAGGTTTCAGTGGCTCGACCACGATCACATCCGTATTCTCAGCGGACCGCTCAAAGACCAGGTGCTTGAGATTGTGACCGAAATCAAGGACAAGACGGCTAGCGTCTTCGCTTCGATTGACGGCAAGCGTATCGGCCGTACCTATATTGAGCGTAACCCGCCGGGTGTTGGCGTCGAGCTGTGGGACATTGCGGTCCAGGAGGCGTACCGTCGCAAGGGCATTGCTTCGATAATGACCTATATCATCTTCCGGGAACTGCTTTCGATCCAGGAGAGAGCCGTGTTTAAGATAAGGATGATGCGGTTGATGAAACCGTCGGACAAGAATATCGAGTTGCAGAACGTTGGTATCGGTGTCATCGGCAATCGGCTCGGCTTCACGCCCGAGTTCGATATTGAACGCATTCTGCGGCCCGCAAACATCGTCGGGATTACTGTACTGCCGGCCAAGGGCGGTTTTCCGCCCAGTTTCAAGATCGTCATTAGGACTTTTCCTTTGGTGCTCATTGCCTTCGTTCTTGATACCGACACGCTGAGGCCAGTCGAGGACTTCCGGACCTATGTCCAGTTGACCAAGGACGAAACAGTCATCTATGACTGGGTACGCCGTGGA harbors:
- a CDS encoding tetratricopeptide repeat protein, giving the protein QRWSSAVEAFRKAIAMRPGYVEAYNNLGLVLHRSGSSGDAVAMLRKAIELEPSYAQAYFNLGTIYMEKARYDEAVANYHEATRLQPDFVQAYYNMGQAEYCRGRLNAAINCYRKAVQINPKHYGAWHNLGIAYRDKGLTDKAVEALEKAVALNPNLMR
- a CDS encoding GNAT family N-acetyltransferase, producing MGLTELPVIGPIAAFLRRTFVKEPPFTWRPGRIGPRFQWLDHDHIRILSGPLKDQVLEIVTEIKDKTASVFASIDGKRIGRTYIERNPPGVGVELWDIAVQEAYRRKGIASIMTYIIFRELLSIQERAVFKIRMMRLMKPSDKNIELQNVGIGVIGNRLGFTPEFDIERILRPANIVGITVLPAKGGFPPSFKIVIRTFPLVLIAFVLDTDTLRPVEDFRTYVQLTKDETVIYDWVRRGLIVIGNGNYRLRKAGVEQFVNHLATDEFEARVFRRRVRGL